The genomic DNA ACAGTATGTCCTTGGAATTTTTTTTTGATCATTGTTGGATGATTGCACCTTTGTTGTCAGGCGTTTTTGATCGTTTGAACTCATTTGGTCAAACCagtttttgtctttgtttgtaAAACCATTTAACTTGAACTGGTAATTCATGTTATGATTTTAAGTTGTATTTTAGTAGAATGGATTTTACAGCATTTGAATgagttaattataaatattagttTGTTCTGTagtacttttttcttttgttaaatGCTAATAGAACATgggattataaatattttatttacagcAGCTCCATCTACTGGTTACAGCAAGCTTTTTGTTCTTTGGCATCTCATATATAATCTCATATATAATACATAGAATCTGCTTATGGTCTGAATTGCAAATGTAAAATTAGAGTAATGTCTCTATACATACATAACGTGTCCATAAGCAGATACAGTATGACATCACATCTGCAATACAACAGATGGATATAGTTAAGTTATTAGGTTTGATgtgccataaaaaaaaagaaatataaaagttAACCATTAACATCGTGTGACTTTAACCCTAAAACACTGCGGAAGAAGACATCACTCCAACTATACAAAGTTCCCACCTAAATGTAAGTGTAATccaaatgtatactgtatataaataaacatttatacatataaaatacatacagtatatatgtttctATGCCCTGTGATTTTGTGTGGTTTTCTGAACTGTACCTCACATTTACAACATACagcattttctttatttgttttttcaatgttaCTGTAAGAACCTCAGAAACCTCTGCCATAGTCTGTTTTGTATACCTCTCTCTACTGTGATTTGCATTTACATTATATGTATTAAACTGCTGTGatgttaattaataattttgtggcaGTGAATTTATgtcatatacagtgtgtatatatatatatatatatatatatatatatatatatttaagcaatatcacacgagcaagagtgcgatatgggcctacatcagcactgctgtgattcggcaacaggccgagtgccgtaggtttaagtggtttacgtggacttttttttaggttacaaactggtaattacaagggtattatgctataaatgtggtttatgaggacatttctagtgtccccataattcaatcACTTAAATATACTAAACGATgtgttattgaaaatgtaaaaatgcagaacgttttttgtgagggttaggtttaggggtagggttagggtttagaatctatagtttgtacagtataaaaatcattatgtctatggagagtcctaataaggatagctgcaccaacatgtgtgtgtgtgtgtgtgtgtgtgtgtgtgtgtgtgtgtgtgtgtgtgtgtgtgtgtgtgtgtgtgtgtgtgttatttgtctatgaaaataattaaaaatgtaatcatccTCTGTGCTACAATACAACTTGGATTTTGTTTTAACAGTTGTGTCAAGTGAGTGGTAAAAATGAATGACATAGATGATGACAGTGAAATATCCTTCTCAGTTAAAGTGAGTAAATCATCTCATTGTTGTAGACAGTATAAATGTTGTAAGTAATAAAAGCAAATGGCATCTGTAAACAtcaaaactaacttcacttttagagctatttttgcaatgacttttgaGGTTTATGCTACTTTAAATTTTTCTTATaatgcattcatacattttaggtATAGCAAAAGTGTCATCTGTACTTATAAAGTAATGCTCTTTCATTTGTTATATCGTAGTTGTTTACTGTTCATCACTCACATAGCAGTTTGTGGGTTGTGTTTGTAGTTTTTGGGTCGTGTTGAGGTGGCCTGTCCAGGTGGGATGCAGATTCTCACAGATGCAGTAGAAACCCTGCAGGTCATATAACCTTAAATGTCACTGTACTGGAGCCATTACAAATTTCACTGTTTACATTACTCGATACTGTAGTATCCACGCATCCAATTCTAACTCATTTCCATTTGTTCAGGATCCCAATAACGAGATGGATGTGAACGTGAAGAACAATAAGAATAAAGTACATTTGTTTCTGACCAGGAGTGCCATTGACATCCTAGAACATAAAACAAAGGTGTAACAGAGGAGTGTACATGTTCAGATTCAGACAGTGATactcatatttaaagggatagttcacccaaaaatgaaaattttgtcatgatttactcacgcTAATttagttccaaacccgtatgactttctttcttcattggaACCCAAATGGTgaatggtgaatggtgactgagacaaaaaTTCTGCCTGAcaccttattttgtgttccacggatgtaggaaagtaatacgggtttaaaaaaacatgatggtgagtaaatgatgacagaattttggggggaaatatccctttaaagacagCAATTAACCCTGTTTgatcctctccctctctctgtttttCAGTTCATGCTGTACACCTGCGCTCTGTCCTCCATTTCATTCAGTGCAGTTCACCCGACACAGCCCAAAATCCTTGGCTTTGTGTCCAAACACCCTGCGGCAGACATGTTTCACTGCTACATCTTCCAGAGCAAGAAGTTTGTGAGTTCCTGAAATCTTCAATGTATTTACATCACTGTTGCATGTAGCACAAGTAAAAATCAagtgtatatctttttttttttttttgctctctcttAGTCTCATCTGCTGGTGTCCATCATAGGTGACGCTTTTCAGGCTTGTAAACAAAATGAAAGTCTGGGAGGTGATCGTGACCTGGTGGTGGAAGCCCTGAGACACAAGGTAATCAGCATACAGAACACAATCAGATAAATTGggaagactggggctagttgtcacaatgggaagTTGTCACTCTCAGTATtgaaggttttgagtcaaaagtccaattatgcaaatctctagcagtggttttgtatgctgATTTCAAACACcaagttcaaaaccctcttaaattagaattattttttgtgaattcaACACGCCTTATTTCTAGGGTCAGCTGTACTGGATAATgaaggtcatttttgacccagtacAGGTAAAGAATAAGTTATATAATCACTGCATAATTTTTGGTAATAGAACCAAATGTTTTGACCTagtcaagaccatcaaaacaaacaaaagaaaaaagaaaatgatttttttgtacaTAATAGTTTAACCTCTTCAGCTCtggagcatttttgggctgctgcctgcaGTTTGTTTACATTGCTctccatttacacatactgtggactaatcgCCAAAAATTGGTCTGGTTCTGTTTactccatctccctccaaaaagtattattttattccATTATATGGCatcaagtactagaaaaaaatgatttttcttctgtcacaaaatgccgatctgaaatgtaggtggcgttCTAATGcgttttagccctcacagatgtgctcgtccatagacattctatctaattttcagttcaagcaccacccttatTGTTTCAATTAATATCTTggctctgagtggactagaaggtCAATctagtgtcattagaaagctgacatcctcccctttgtgatatatatgtataacattttattatcagtaatcaataacatatatttccgataatttgtttagcatgcttttccagctggaccacatattttgttctggacatcaaaGTTATAAGCgaactcacagacaagtaaaaaatggcaatgTTTTAGAAAActacctaaggtaaaagcagatctAAAGTTTTTAACTATTTCTgtcttacagcagcagtgactgCCACATTAAAGAGATgcttgtatttgatgtcttacaaatatcatatttcattttgtgattcttttgaaaatctttcaaactgtggtattagggcaacaaaattatcAGTACAGTCACATTACTGAGaaggagagctttcatttgatataagatttgtctatttaagtgctatttgaaaatcttttataacaatattaatatttctaccacatgacctctaggtggtgctGATTTGCGGCACGAATGTTTTcagttcttattttattattttatgtaacataaatgcagaagtgatggttgtCTATGAAATTTCagattgtaagctttcaaatgataccacatatgcctgacttatgtaacCAGGGACTTGAACATGTTAAGCGTAAACTTTGCTCCGCAGAGTtgaataaataacaatttaaaacaaattgttcttTCCATTGTCCCTTACGGAAATAACCAGTTGTGCCCTTTTACCTACCTTCGAACTTTCTGGAtgttttaaagctttaaattGATTATGTGAATCAAATTTGAgctaaaaatatttctaattatCTCAGATTAAGCCACTAGCCCCAAACCATTCCCTAGCTCCCCCACCTGGTCCACTGGGTACTGCATATTTCTCAAAAATGGCATACTTTCCTCTCATACTGGGTTTGTGCACACATGTCCACGCACACAAACACCcacagaaggtttttttttttacagttttgaacaAGTAATATGTTAGTAAATAAGTTTAGGGTACAATGGGGTACAGGGACACAACTAgcaataaaatgtattatcaacACTATTATATCATTTTCGTCTTGCgttaactaaattaaatatgtatatataaatatgtaataacCAAGTGAAGGCTCAAAGGCTTCATATAtgagttaaaggattagttcacccaaaaatgataattctctcatgatttactcacctttaagccatcccagatgtctttccttcttcagtagatccaaaatgaagatttttataagcacatttcagctctgtttgtccatacaatgaaacttaATAGGTGCCATGacgctgctggctatttgatggtccaaaagtcacatttaggcagcataaaagtaatccacacaactcaattaatgtcttctgaagcaaactgacaggtttgtgaaaaaaacaaatcgataattaaaagtttttatcTTTAAATCGTTGCTTTCGCCCAccgctgtattgctgtttgaaatgaaataACTCTCGCGTAacgtttgttcctctgttgtatacaaagcgcgtGCTACTGACTTCTTGtgtgacgtaagcgcaatggcgTGTTCACGCGAGAAGTAGGAAGCGCAAGCTTTGTGATGGGTCGACTGGTAGCAGGAAGGGTTTTTTAAAAGTGAattaagttttaattatctatttattttttacacaaacttatcgatttgcttcaaaagacattcactgatcgactggaggtgtgtggattacttttatgctgcctaaatatgactttttggaccatcaaatatcCAGCAGCGTCACGGCACcaatttgctttcattgtatggacaaacagagctgaaatgtttttataaaaatcttaatttcggttctgctgtagaaggaaagacatacacatctgggatggcttaaaggtgagttaatcatgagagaattatcatttttgggtgaactaatcctttaagaagtTACTGTGctctgttaaaaaataacaacaatgtCTGAGAGTAAATTCAGTAGTGGTTTTAACTATCACGCAAACCACACAAATGCATGGGGCCCTggtaggaaagctccgcaaaaaccacttgaggggtgacatcacatgttgttctgtgtACATGCATGAATATGCCGTTGTCAGCTCTCTCGGAGTGGTTCACATTAGAGGTCCACCAGGTTGGGACAGATTAGGACTTttagttcgggtttgtaatttatgaaaaaaatatacaggccatCCTAACTTTTTTCGCCcacatgctctcactcacagatacgtgcGAACAGAAGAGttaagggccattcacaccgaacagGTTTTTTGCCCGCgtttgctctgtttttccattgttttcctacgtAAACATGTGCTGGAcgaacgtccatacctgctgcaccgcatctcatttttagacactgtgtcaagttaataagaacttcaggtttcaaaaacgcatgtcgagacacctgcgttctgtttcattcgttgcactgcattttgattgttttagcgcaggtgtcacaaagatttaacgttctgaacaagttcaggctgcaaagaggggactgttacaatttgtaaaattattccagattgttctgcaccaagcaaagtttcagtgcttgataaacggcaatgggttttttttccttttgctctaatgtgctgaggggccgccatggcttgtatgtttactgttactgtaacTAATTTTTCCTACgatgctaacataaaatacagccttttgcaacatgatgaacaatacactgcagtattagaatataagctccagatATTGAGGCAGTCACGtggttttcagacgaatgaagcTTCGGACGTCACAGATCACAATTGTTCCCCCAAATGAGAGAAGCTGCTTCAATGTGTACAGTGCCTCAATGGCACAAAGCTATTTCAGCTGCTGTCAGGCCTTGATTTAAGAGATTTGTGACGCGCTCCTTCTTCTCTGACATTGCCACACTGAATGACGTCTCTGGAATGATTctgcagtgatttacacttaagtCGTGATCTCGAGAAAACAACTTTTGTTATGTAGTATAGAACATGAGAAAATTAAGTCATGATCACGATAAAACAATACACAAAAAAGTGATAAACCATGGATATAAATTGAGACATCCTTGGCCAATGCTTGCcaagttttttaatgtttattttaatttttattattctttaaaaaattatgttactcaattaatattcaatatatatcttcaCCACACCCCAGTATCAGTAACTTTGAGCTTTAGTTTAGTTTGATTGGTTTTCTCTGAGTATATCTGATATCTCCCTCTGCTTTTTAGAATAAGATACTGCAGCGAGAAAACACGGAGCTGAAGAGGAGACTTCAAGCTCATGGAGAAGTAGGTTACATGTCACACTATGAGGCTAAAGTtttcacatcacaaaacacatacagaggtggGGTGGGGTGTTCTTCGTTGTCATGCAAATAAATTCGTAATGGTGCtaaaaaaaatatgcttcattttgacatgttcttgacaggctattttaaaattcaaaatgtagAAAAGGATGCAATGCTTCAAGCTTTCAAGGATATTTCTTGTACACATCCATAATACTATTCATAATATTCTGTATCCATTGAATTCATAATTAGTAGCACTTCTTGGTGTTCTCAATGAACACAGATATATTTCTTCCAGAACATTGATGGAGTCCACGTTTATGAAAACGAGTCCGATGTTGATAAGGTTTCATCTAATTCAGGACAGCCCACATCACATGGTATGTGCTGAGCACTCACAAACACATTTAACAACACACATACTTACACAAGCTTGTAGGCAAATCCTTGTGGAGACTTCACATTCACATCATGGTATCTATAATGACTATACCTAAACATACCCCTAAAATACACCTTTTAGCATTTTATAGTATGAGTTAAGACCATTATTAGACCCCTTATAtggcaaaacttttattttatatatatctcACTGTTTAATAATCCTTATTTAACTTGTTTAATATAGATTTTAtcccataaaataaaacaaataaaagggCTGTTATCAATTGCCCAGGAACAGTTAAAggtgtaatattatattatattatattgtattatttaatattatattatttcttatattatattatattatattatattatattatattatattaaattgtattgttttgtattatattatattatattatattatattatattatatttaagtgTGCAGTTAGGGTGTTGGCAAGactttttatgatgatgatgtaTTCTCTTGatttgtcttattttttatttcagtgagATTCTTCTCAGATGATGATCAGGTTCCTTTGCAGAGGAATTTCTGATTAGAAACAGATAAACTCATGCTCCATCAAGATGAATGCTCAAAAAACGACCATGGCTCCTGAAACACCACCAACATCCCCAGCAGATGTGACATTACAAACCTTCAAACACTTCATGTCACTTAAAAGATTTCAGATTCTCATAATCCTGGATTGTTTCTTGGGATATCTGGACcacattagtaaaaaaaaaaaaaaaatatatatatatatatatatatatatatatatatatatatatatatatatatatatatatatatatataccaactAAAGTTCAAACAAAGGTTTatttgtgaatatatatatatattcacaaatAAACCTTTGTTTGAACTTTAGTTGGTCATTTTGCACTtgtgtgtacattttaaaatgttttgctggTTTAAGACAGTTCCCATAATTATGTCACTGCAGAAGCATATTCACTTTTTGAATAACAGTACTAACTGAATGCAGTTTTAAAGATGAATATATTCACTTTTTGCATCAGAAGATATTTAGACACAATTCAGTTTTAAATAGAAAAGATTTTGGCTGCTTATTTACCTGAAATTGAAGGTAGTTTTTTCTTCCTGAAGGACTCTTGAGTATCTAACATACTGTTGGGGCATTAACTGTAAGTTTGCACCCATTATAAATGTGGGCAGAGCTATTTGATGTCAGTGTTTGTTATCGCGAAATGATCAGCTGCCATTAGCAGTGCTTGCTGTGTAATATCTCATTTGCCAAACAAAACAATGGCAAAGTAGCCAAAGTAGTATGTCAAACAGGTACAATTATAAAGTTTTACATTACAAATACTTTTAAGAAGTAAATGTTCATTACAAATATTCTTTGGCACAGCAAAGCTGAACACTGCTTGTATCTGAAATAAAAAGTATTACACAGCTCTGGAATATTGGGTTGGTAATTTTTGTGTTCAAACATCtcataaacattttcaaaagagcAGATTTACAGTACATGCTTTCTAAatcatctcaaagacatctgctgaatgtctttttGAAATCTGAGAGCGTTTAATCAGCGCATGTGCAGTACATGGTGGCAGAAAGCCAACAGACTGTTGCTAGCCAACACATTTATTTGACAGATTAGACGATTAAACAAAAGtacgacacaaaaccatcataaatacacaacTGTTCTTagcatttattatatttatatatatagcaattattataattatatgagttaataacaaacctGTAATAATGTTCGTTTTATGTATTTGCTGCAAAGCCGTGAGTTGAAATGATTCAGTCCAGTTAGCTCAGTTGATGGCTTGAAGTctatggcaagccgttttagctTCTACtcattcgcaggatatgaattgttgatatcaacaattacattttcactagttaggATACTAATTCTTGacatcaagaatgtaatttttactagCGGAAATACCAactgttgatatcaataattacatttccactagtaaaacgtgaattcttgatataaaaaatgacctcatcactcgcagaaatcacattcttgatataaaaaatgggatttcaactagtaaaaaccataatttttttatatctataattgaattttcactagtaaagtttcacaccgatatgtcattcactcctattcaaaatgcaattattgatatcaaaaatgtgtttcttactagctgaaattccaatttcacataatAACTATtcttttcttactagtaaaaatttaatttttgatatcaagaatgtaatctcTACAAgtgaaaatggcaattttttatatcaacaatCGAATCCCAACTAATAAAAATGCTAActttgatatcagtaattcggttttcactagtgacaattttaatttctgatatctgtaatgtaattgttactagtaagaacttctttttagatatcattaattacactccaaattattgatatctgaaatccatttctaGATATCAGAAATCCCAACTGTAACATGttgaaatgcatttacagatatcaagaattacaaTTTTACCTAGTGAAAATTaatttcttgatatcaggaatttacatatttactagtaacaatgtaattgttgatataaaaaattataggactgtaaagagatggactaatgaagcagagcgggaactacaagcctgcttcgactgcacggattggagtgtttttgaggctgcagccacagacctggacgagctcacagatactgttacatcatatatcagtttctgtgaggacatgtgcattcctactaggacttatttaaagttcaacaacgacaaaccatggtttacagcagagcttaggcagcttcgtcaggccaaagaggatgcttacaggagtggggataaagtcttgtacaatcaggccaggaacacactgaacaaggaaatcagagtggctaaaagaagatactctgagtagctgaaaaacaagttttcagctaacgaccctgcatcagtgtggagtggcatgaaacaactcacaaattgcaggactcctacccccaaccttgtagggaaccaacaactggctgatgacctgaatgtgttctactgcagatttgaaaggcccaatctcacaccccacacccactctgaccttcacttcacacaaacaccaacacctcctgaaacccccctcctcccccctcctgctactacaacctgcacttaagatctgtgaagatgatgtgagctgcatctttctgaaacaaaagacgaggaaagcttcaggcccagatggcgtcacaccagcgtgtctttgatcctgtgctaaccagctggcccccatcttcacacagatcttcaatagatcactggagcagtgtgaagtcccatgctgcttcaaatgctcaatcattattcctgtcccaaagaaacagaacttaatgactacagacctgtcgccct from Myxocyprinus asiaticus isolate MX2 ecotype Aquarium Trade chromosome 29, UBuf_Myxa_2, whole genome shotgun sequence includes the following:
- the LOC127420046 gene encoding PTB domain-containing engulfment adapter protein 1-like, with translation MNDIDDDSEISFSVKFLGRVEVACPGGMQILTDAVETLQDPNNEMDVNVKNNKNKVHLFLTRSAIDILEHKTKFMLYTCALSSISFSAVHPTQPKILGFVSKHPAADMFHCYIFQSKKFSHLLVSIIGDAFQACKQNESLGGDRDLVVEALRHKNKILQRENTELKRRLQAHGENIDGVHVYENESDVDKVSSNSGQPTSHVRFFSDDDQVPLQRNF